DNA from Bacillota bacterium:
TTCCCAATATTCAATAGACATCATGATCCCTCCATCTTGATCTCTCCAGGTTAAGTAAAGAGATATTGAGCTACAGCAGTTGCAGCGATTGCCCCGTCCGAGGCAGCCGTAATAACCTGGCGCAGAAATTTACGACGAATATCACCCGCTGCATAAACTCCTGAAATATTAGTTTCCATTTTACCGCTGGTGACGATAAAGCCGTGCTCGTCTACTTCAAGCAGACCGCTTTCAATAAAACCGGAATTCGGCTGGCGACCGGCGAAAATAAATATGCCATCTACAGGCAGCTCTTTATCCTGCCCGTTCTGGACAATATTTAACCCGGTGACTTTCTTATCTCCTTCGATGCTGCTGACTGTTGTATTCCAGAGCACCTCAACTCTGGGCAGGCTCAAAACTTTATCCTGAAGGCCTTTAACACCACGGAACTGATCCCGGCGGTGGATTAGATAAATTCTGGAGGCGAACCGATCCAGGAAAATAGTTTCTTCCAGTGCGGCATTTCCACCGCCTACTACGGCAATCTCTTTCCCTTT
Protein-coding regions in this window:
- a CDS encoding FAD-dependent oxidoreductase; the protein is MEAQIFDIVILGGGPAGTTAALYAVRAGLNPVIIENRAVGGEIVSTDRLDNYPAFPDGISGFEFGLLLEKQMENLQVPVNFAEIEKAELTGEIKKVNTSAGEFQGRTVLISTGTEPKLLGVEGELELRGRGVSYCATCDAAFFKGKEIAVVGGGNAALEETIFLDRFASRIYLIHRRDQFRGVKGLQDKVLSLPRVEVLWNTTVSSIEGDKKVTGLNIVQNGQDKELPVDGIFIFAGRQPNSGFIESGLLEVDEHGFIVTSGKMETNISGVYAAGDIRRKFLRQVITAASDGAIAATAVAQYLFT